In the genome of Pelobacter seleniigenes DSM 18267, one region contains:
- a CDS encoding alkaline phosphatase, with product MKRLKILLLASLLLLLGAGQLLAATPKYVFYFIGDGLGASQRQVAEYYAQQVAANPRLKLAMNQMPVVGINTTYSSDTLVTDSAAAGTALATGYKTNNGIISELPDGRVVKSLMEAAREQGWATGIATTTRLTHATPAVFAAHNISRDAENEIAADMADSGVDYLVGGGFRHFVKQGGAFKSKRKDSRDLVMEMADSGYQTFVGEQAAGSFLAYKPQANAKVFAALNYSHMPYELDRINAQDSQSPALSAMVEKGIEVLQSHHQPFFFMVEAGRIDHACHANDIAGSIYDTLALDDAVKVALKFYQQYPEETLIVLVGDHETGGLGLGFAKNYFLKMTAVQATKASIEDVMDKVYTGDVDAYLRIVAERFGLADMTPVEKQRLIAAAKQQDTGAKDAALYGSYSPTQVAVAHILSERANVEWTTFAHTGTQIPMGAVGVGAMQFMGFKDNTEIARTLADLLHFQLSDVQVAMAQ from the coding sequence ATGAAACGGTTAAAAATTCTATTGTTAGCATCGCTGTTGTTGTTGCTCGGAGCCGGTCAGCTGTTAGCCGCGACACCGAAGTATGTCTTTTATTTCATCGGTGACGGACTTGGGGCCTCGCAGCGGCAGGTCGCTGAATATTATGCCCAGCAGGTTGCCGCCAATCCCCGCCTGAAGCTGGCCATGAACCAGATGCCGGTGGTCGGGATCAATACCACCTATTCCAGCGACACTCTGGTCACCGATTCTGCCGCGGCCGGAACCGCTTTGGCGACCGGATATAAAACCAATAACGGCATCATCAGCGAACTCCCTGACGGCCGGGTCGTCAAAAGCCTGATGGAAGCCGCCCGGGAACAGGGTTGGGCCACCGGAATCGCGACCACCACCCGGCTGACTCATGCCACCCCGGCGGTTTTTGCCGCGCACAACATCTCCCGCGATGCGGAAAATGAGATTGCTGCCGATATGGCGGACAGCGGCGTCGATTACCTGGTCGGCGGCGGTTTCCGTCATTTCGTCAAACAGGGGGGCGCGTTCAAATCAAAACGCAAAGATTCGCGAGACCTGGTCATGGAAATGGCCGACAGCGGTTATCAGACCTTTGTCGGGGAACAGGCTGCGGGGTCTTTCCTGGCGTATAAGCCGCAGGCCAACGCCAAGGTTTTTGCGGCGTTAAACTATTCGCACATGCCTTATGAACTCGACCGGATCAACGCTCAAGACAGTCAGTCTCCGGCATTGTCCGCGATGGTGGAGAAGGGGATCGAGGTGCTGCAGAGTCATCACCAGCCGTTCTTCTTCATGGTCGAGGCGGGGCGTATCGACCACGCCTGTCACGCCAACGATATCGCCGGTTCGATCTATGACACCCTGGCTCTGGATGATGCCGTCAAGGTCGCGCTGAAATTTTATCAGCAATACCCGGAAGAGACCCTGATTGTTCTGGTCGGCGACCATGAAACCGGTGGCCTGGGGCTGGGGTTTGCCAAAAACTATTTCCTGAAAATGACTGCGGTGCAGGCAACCAAAGCCTCCATCGAAGATGTCATGGATAAGGTTTACACCGGCGATGTCGATGCCTATCTGCGCATCGTTGCCGAGCGCTTCGGCCTGGCCGATATGACCCCGGTCGAGAAACAACGGCTGATCGCTGCCGCCAAACAGCAGGACACCGGTGCCAAAGATGCTGCTCTCTATGGGTCCTATTCGCCGACCCAGGTGGCTGTCGCGCATATCCTCAGCGAACGCGCCAATGTTGAGTGGACGACCTTTGCCCATACCGGCACACAGATTCCCATGGGCGCCGTCGGG
- a CDS encoding NADH peroxidase — protein sequence MKRFVCTICGYVHEGDCAPAECPQCKAPAAKFTAQDAGAALQWADEHRIGVAKDVDPEIIEGLKMNFTGECTEVGMYLAMSRQADREGYPEVAEAYKRIAWEEAEHAAKFAELLGDVLVADTQANLQARVDAEHGACTGKKQLATRAKELNLDAIHDTVHEMCKDEARHGAAFAGLLKRYFGK from the coding sequence ATGAAGAGATTTGTCTGTACGATTTGTGGTTATGTTCATGAAGGGGACTGTGCACCGGCGGAATGTCCGCAATGCAAGGCTCCAGCGGCTAAATTCACCGCACAGGATGCCGGCGCTGCCCTGCAGTGGGCCGACGAACACCGCATTGGCGTTGCCAAAGATGTTGATCCGGAAATCATCGAAGGCCTGAAAATGAACTTCACCGGCGAGTGCACCGAAGTCGGCATGTACCTGGCCATGAGTCGCCAGGCTGACCGTGAAGGCTACCCGGAAGTCGCCGAAGCCTACAAGCGGATCGCCTGGGAAGAAGCCGAGCACGCTGCCAAGTTCGCCGAACTGCTGGGCGATGTCCTGGTTGCCGACACTCAGGCTAACCTGCAGGCCCGGGTCGATGCCGAGCATGGCGCCTGTACCGGAAAAAAACAACTAGCCACCCGCGCCAAGGAACTCAACCTTGACGCTATTCATGACACCGTGCATGAAATGTGCAAAGACGAAGCCCGCCACGGCGCCGCTTTTGCCGGCCTGCTCAAGCGTTACTTCGGCAAATAA
- a CDS encoding TRAP transporter large permease — translation MKTLIELSAEIVAFLMLGGVFILVLTGFPIAFVIGSVAFIVGNLVFGPTTTYHILYSRFYDLSLNYPYLAVPLFTFMGVILQHSGITKDLYESLYEVLGRLRGGLAIVTVVFGTILATCLGVIAASVTILTLIALGPMVTRGYDKPLAAGTIVASGTLGILIPPSIMLVVYGPQAGISIGQMFMGAVFPGLLLAFAYVTYVIVRCWLNPALGPALPADQLTPFSMQKVWRLLKSLVPPIFLILAVLGTIFSGIAPPTEAAAVGCLAAVLLAVGYGKFSIGLLKHASIETLRVSAFVVMIAALCYAFVGVFMSAGSGDVVSSLILAVPGGKWASFAMIMAIVFLLGLFIEWIGIVFIIVPIFSPILSELGFNPLWAGMMICINLQMAFQTPPMAMSIFVLKGTAAPELGLTMADIIRGVIPFVLIIMVVLFLCTLFPQIITWLPEKMIGPAH, via the coding sequence GTGAAGACATTGATTGAACTCAGCGCTGAAATAGTTGCTTTTCTGATGTTGGGGGGCGTGTTCATCCTGGTCCTGACCGGCTTCCCGATTGCTTTCGTGATCGGCAGTGTGGCGTTCATTGTCGGCAACCTGGTGTTCGGACCGACCACCACTTACCATATTCTTTATTCGCGGTTTTACGACCTGTCGCTGAACTACCCCTATCTGGCGGTGCCGTTATTCACCTTCATGGGGGTTATTCTCCAGCACTCGGGGATTACCAAGGATCTTTATGAAAGTCTCTACGAGGTGCTGGGGCGGTTGCGCGGTGGGTTGGCGATTGTCACCGTGGTGTTCGGGACGATTCTAGCCACCTGCCTGGGAGTGATTGCCGCTTCGGTCACCATTCTGACCCTGATTGCCCTGGGGCCGATGGTGACCCGCGGTTACGACAAACCCCTGGCGGCTGGCACCATTGTCGCTTCGGGTACCCTGGGGATCCTGATTCCGCCCAGCATCATGCTGGTGGTCTACGGACCGCAGGCCGGAATCTCCATCGGCCAGATGTTCATGGGCGCGGTTTTCCCCGGGCTGCTGCTGGCTTTTGCCTATGTCACCTATGTCATTGTCCGTTGCTGGTTGAATCCCGCCCTTGGACCGGCGCTGCCGGCTGACCAGCTGACGCCTTTTTCCATGCAGAAAGTGTGGCGGCTGTTGAAATCGCTGGTGCCGCCGATTTTCCTGATCCTGGCGGTGCTCGGGACGATTTTTTCGGGGATTGCGCCGCCCACCGAAGCTGCTGCCGTCGGTTGCCTGGCTGCGGTGCTGCTGGCCGTCGGTTACGGGAAGTTCAGCATCGGCCTGCTTAAGCACGCCTCCATCGAAACCCTGCGGGTGAGCGCCTTTGTGGTGATGATCGCGGCGCTCTGTTATGCCTTTGTCGGGGTCTTCATGAGCGCCGGCTCCGGGGATGTGGTGTCCAGCCTGATTCTTGCGGTTCCCGGCGGCAAATGGGCTTCCTTCGCCATGATCATGGCCATCGTGTTTCTGCTTGGGCTGTTTATCGAATGGATCGGCATCGTCTTCATCATCGTGCCGATTTTTTCGCCGATTCTATCCGAACTGGGGTTTAATCCCCTTTGGGCCGGGATGATGATCTGCATCAATCTGCAGATGGCGTTTCAGACCCCGCCCATGGCCATGTCGATCTTCGTCCTCAAGGGGACCGCTGCGCCGGAACTCGGTTTGACCATGGCCGACATCATTCGCGGGGTGATTCCCTTTGTCCTGATTATCATGGTTGTGCTGTTCTTGTGTACGCTCTTCCCGCAGATCATCACCTGGCTGCCGGAAAAGATGATCGGCCCGGCCCATTGA
- a CDS encoding TRAP transporter small permease subunit yields MTVLIKILHGIDWLSEKSGQVGKWFALLLVLVGSFETISRHFFDAPTIWAYDSMCMAGGVIYLLGASYNYLHDAHTRVDLFYMRGSRRTKALIDMICALILFFPLMIIMFKLAVVWAVKAWRIHEVMFNSFWYPPAAPYRTVFALGLLLLILQALAKFIRDFYLVVRGEDID; encoded by the coding sequence ATGACTGTTTTGATCAAAATTCTGCATGGCATCGATTGGCTGAGTGAAAAATCGGGGCAGGTAGGTAAATGGTTCGCGCTGCTCCTGGTTCTGGTCGGCTCCTTTGAAACCATTTCCCGACACTTTTTCGATGCTCCGACCATCTGGGCCTACGACTCCATGTGCATGGCCGGGGGTGTCATTTACCTGCTGGGAGCCTCTTATAACTATCTGCATGATGCCCATACCAGGGTCGATCTGTTCTATATGCGCGGCTCGCGGCGGACCAAGGCCCTGATCGATATGATCTGCGCCCTGATCCTGTTTTTCCCGTTGATGATCATTATGTTCAAGCTGGCGGTGGTGTGGGCGGTCAAGGCGTGGCGGATTCATGAGGTCATGTTCAACAGTTTCTGGTATCCGCCGGCCGCCCCCTATCGCACGGTTTTTGCCCTTGGTCTGCTGCTGTTGATTCTGCAGGCTCTCGCCAAATTTATCCGCGATTTCTACCTGGTCGTGAGAGGTGAAGACATTGATTGA
- a CDS encoding TRAP transporter substrate-binding protein, with translation MRIRICHSGVTAVVLAAVALALILLAVPGFAAKDGKIIWKSSGHGPASDPSQIFHDKLCQAITKATGGRLTVKPFVGGSIVPAYKEVDAIDQGVLQMGYTCPMYNLDKWPAAGLISSRPGGLPGEALRTWFDYGGGAELMNKMMDGYNVMTFPGALAPLPEEVFFHSKVKIESLADIKGLKARCMGDGGEILKRMGAATVIIPGGQLYEAMQRGTIDAFEYSTLASNWNMHFNEVAPYVYLSPSRAPSDPQVIFVNKDAWNQLPEDLQTIVQAVVAKFTQDQHQYLVSESIKAVDKFRGAGNQVYKVPKEIEDALQAEADKFYAEKSKSEAPIFAEIYNSMKSFGEAYNAIK, from the coding sequence ATGAGAATCCGTATCTGTCACTCCGGAGTAACGGCGGTTGTTCTGGCTGCGGTCGCCTTGGCCCTGATCCTGTTGGCGGTGCCGGGCTTTGCGGCCAAGGACGGGAAGATTATCTGGAAATCGTCCGGCCATGGTCCCGCCTCGGATCCGTCGCAGATTTTCCACGACAAGCTCTGCCAGGCCATTACCAAGGCCACGGGCGGTCGGTTGACGGTCAAACCCTTTGTCGGCGGCTCGATTGTCCCGGCCTACAAAGAGGTGGACGCCATCGATCAGGGCGTGCTGCAGATGGGTTACACCTGCCCCATGTACAATCTTGACAAGTGGCCTGCCGCGGGGCTGATCAGTTCGCGTCCGGGCGGCCTGCCCGGCGAGGCTCTGCGGACCTGGTTCGACTATGGCGGTGGTGCCGAACTGATGAATAAAATGATGGACGGCTACAATGTGATGACTTTCCCCGGCGCGCTGGCTCCGTTGCCCGAAGAAGTTTTCTTCCACTCCAAGGTCAAGATCGAATCGTTGGCCGACATCAAAGGTCTCAAAGCCCGTTGCATGGGGGACGGCGGTGAAATCCTCAAGCGCATGGGCGCGGCAACGGTCATTATCCCGGGCGGCCAGCTCTATGAAGCCATGCAGCGGGGCACCATCGACGCCTTCGAATATTCCACCCTGGCTTCCAACTGGAACATGCACTTCAACGAGGTTGCCCCTTATGTCTATCTCTCCCCCAGCCGGGCACCCAGCGACCCCCAGGTGATTTTCGTCAACAAGGACGCCTGGAACCAGCTGCCGGAGGATCTGCAGACCATCGTCCAGGCGGTCGTCGCCAAGTTCACCCAGGATCAGCATCAGTATCTGGTCAGTGAATCGATCAAGGCCGTGGACAAATTCCGCGGCGCCGGGAACCAGGTTTACAAGGTTCCCAAGGAGATTGAAGACGCCCTGCAGGCTGAGGCCGATAAGTTCTATGCCGAAAAATCGAAATCCGAGGCCCCGATTTTTGCGGAAATCTATAACTCCATGAAATCCTTCGGCGAGGCCTATAACGCCATCAAGTGA